In one Chlamydia sp. BM-2023 genomic region, the following are encoded:
- the kdsA gene encoding 3-deoxy-8-phosphooctulonate synthase, with product MFSDKMILITGPCVIEEEETTLEIAYRIQELLAPYSDRIHWIFKSSYDKANRCSIDSYRGPGLTEGLRILSKIKENLGVQILTDVHSPEQAREAAKVCDILQVPAFLCRQTDLLIAAGETNAIVNIKKGQFLSPWDIHGPIDKVLSTGNNKIILTERGCSFGYNNLVSDMRSIPVLSSYGFPVVFDGTHSVQLPGGLKTQSGGQAEFIPTLTRAALAAGAHGLFVEVHSNPAEAKSDAASMLSLQNFEALLPIWDQLYTCVRSFDMATV from the coding sequence ATGTTCTCAGATAAGATGATTCTCATTACAGGCCCCTGCGTTATAGAAGAAGAAGAAACTACGTTAGAAATTGCCTACCGCATTCAAGAGCTATTAGCTCCCTATTCTGACCGTATTCATTGGATTTTTAAAAGTAGCTATGACAAGGCTAATCGCTGCTCTATAGATTCATACCGAGGTCCTGGATTAACCGAAGGTTTAAGAATCTTATCTAAAATAAAAGAAAATCTCGGAGTGCAAATTCTTACTGACGTGCATTCCCCAGAACAAGCTCGTGAAGCAGCAAAAGTATGTGACATTCTTCAGGTCCCTGCATTTCTATGTCGCCAAACAGATCTCCTTATTGCTGCTGGAGAGACAAACGCTATCGTCAATATTAAGAAGGGCCAGTTCCTCTCCCCTTGGGATATTCACGGGCCTATTGATAAGGTTCTTTCTACTGGGAATAATAAGATTATTTTAACAGAAAGGGGCTGCTCTTTCGGTTATAATAATCTTGTTTCGGATATGCGTTCCATTCCTGTCCTTTCAAGCTATGGCTTCCCTGTCGTTTTTGATGGTACTCACTCTGTACAGCTTCCTGGAGGCTTAAAAACACAAAGTGGTGGACAAGCAGAGTTTATTCCTACATTAACGCGAGCAGCACTAGCAGCAGGAGCTCACGGGCTTTTCGTAGAAGTTCATTCTAATCCAGCTGAAGCGAAAAGCGACGCTGCTTCTATGCTATCGTTGCAAAATTTTGAAGCGCTTCTTCCGATATGGGATCAGCTATATACCTGCGTGCGTTCATTTGATATGGCAACAGTATGA
- a CDS encoding DNA gyrase subunit A, with protein MHDVSDLFKTHFMHYASYVILERAIPHILDGLKPVQRRLLWTLFRMDDGKMHKVANVAGRTMALHPHGDAPIVEALVVLANKGYLIDMQGNFGNPLTGDPHAAARYIEARLSPLAKEVLFNTDLMTFHDSYDGREQEPDILPAKLPLLLLHGVEGIAVGMTTKIFPHNLCELIEAQIAILNNRPFTLLPDFFSGGVMDASEYQDGQGSITMRASIQTVNEKTLIIKEICPSTTTETLIRSIENAAKRGVLKIDSIQDFSTDQPHIEIKLPKGVYAKDILEPLFQHTECQVVLTSKPTAIYNNKPVETSVSEILKLHTEVLESYLQKELQILYDELSQEHYYKTLEYIFIKHRLYDTVRAHLSHLGNKISQDNLHDAVLIALEPFISDLHEVPSKPATAQLASLAIKKILCFNENSYTKDLASLEKKQAAVQKDLSNMKKFTIKYLKGLLEKYGSLGQRKTQVLSLRKKNKALLKQKVSCK; from the coding sequence ATGCATGATGTTTCAGATCTTTTTAAAACGCATTTTATGCACTACGCATCTTATGTAATTTTAGAAAGAGCTATTCCCCACATTCTTGATGGCCTTAAACCAGTACAACGACGTTTGCTTTGGACATTATTCCGTATGGATGATGGCAAAATGCATAAAGTTGCTAATGTTGCTGGAAGAACCATGGCTTTGCATCCCCATGGGGATGCTCCAATAGTTGAAGCTCTCGTAGTCCTTGCAAATAAGGGATACCTTATAGACATGCAGGGAAACTTCGGGAATCCCCTGACAGGGGATCCCCATGCCGCAGCCCGTTATATCGAAGCTCGGCTTAGCCCGTTAGCAAAAGAAGTCCTGTTTAATACAGACCTCATGACTTTCCATGACTCATATGACGGAAGAGAGCAAGAACCTGATATTCTCCCTGCAAAACTTCCCTTACTTTTATTGCATGGCGTTGAGGGAATCGCTGTAGGAATGACCACTAAAATCTTTCCTCACAACCTCTGCGAACTTATAGAAGCACAAATTGCAATTTTAAATAATCGCCCATTTACATTACTCCCTGATTTCTTTTCTGGAGGGGTAATGGATGCCTCTGAATATCAAGATGGGCAAGGTTCTATAACGATGCGAGCATCTATTCAAACCGTTAATGAAAAAACATTAATTATAAAAGAAATTTGCCCATCCACAACAACGGAAACGTTAATTCGTTCTATCGAAAACGCGGCAAAACGCGGTGTGCTCAAAATTGATTCGATTCAAGATTTCTCAACAGATCAGCCGCATATAGAAATTAAGCTTCCTAAAGGAGTGTATGCTAAGGATATACTTGAGCCTCTCTTTCAACATACGGAATGCCAAGTAGTTTTAACATCAAAACCTACAGCTATTTATAATAATAAGCCTGTAGAAACCTCTGTTTCTGAAATCTTAAAACTCCATACGGAGGTTCTTGAAAGTTACTTACAAAAAGAATTACAAATTCTTTATGACGAGCTCTCCCAAGAACACTACTATAAAACCCTGGAATATATTTTTATTAAGCATCGTTTGTATGACACTGTAAGAGCGCATCTTTCTCACCTAGGAAATAAGATTTCCCAAGACAACTTACATGATGCAGTTTTAATTGCTCTGGAGCCTTTTATTTCAGACCTTCATGAAGTACCTAGTAAACCAGCAACTGCGCAGCTTGCTTCCTTAGCCATAAAAAAGATCCTTTGCTTCAATGAAAATAGCTACACAAAAGACCTTGCTAGCTTAGAAAAAAAACAAGCTGCTGTGCAAAAAGACCTGAGCAATATGAAAAAATTTACGATTAAGTATCTCAAAGGTCTTCTAGAAAAATACGGCAGTCTAGGACAAAGAAAAACACAAGTTTTATCTTTGCGCAAAAAAAACAAAGCCCTTCTTAAACAAAAAGTTTCGTGTAAATAA
- the lptB gene encoding LPS export ABC transporter ATP-binding protein, which translates to MPVLSVCNLVKKYNKKPVTNDVSFEVNSGEVVGLLGPNGAGKTTAFYLTVGLIRPDSGKIIFKNTDVTKRTMDYRARLGIGYLAQEPTVFKDLTVKENLICILEIIYKARKQQSHLLETLIDDLQLASCINKKAGTLSGGERRRLEIACVLALNPSVLLLDEPFANVDPLVIQNVKYLIKILSSRGIGILITDHNAKELLSIADRCYLIIDGKIFFEGSSSQMITNPMVKQHYLGDSFSY; encoded by the coding sequence ATGCCCGTACTTTCTGTCTGTAATTTAGTAAAAAAATATAACAAAAAGCCAGTAACCAATGACGTATCTTTCGAGGTAAATTCTGGAGAGGTTGTTGGACTTTTAGGTCCCAACGGAGCTGGAAAAACAACCGCCTTTTATCTTACTGTAGGGTTGATTCGTCCAGATTCTGGAAAAATTATTTTTAAAAATACAGACGTTACTAAAAGAACAATGGATTACCGAGCAAGATTAGGAATTGGCTATCTAGCTCAAGAACCTACGGTTTTTAAAGATCTTACAGTAAAAGAAAACCTCATCTGTATTTTAGAAATTATCTATAAAGCAAGAAAGCAACAATCCCACCTTTTAGAAACATTAATAGATGATCTTCAGTTAGCTTCATGTATTAATAAAAAAGCAGGAACCTTGTCAGGGGGGGAACGTCGTAGATTAGAAATCGCTTGTGTATTAGCGCTAAACCCTAGTGTACTCCTACTTGATGAGCCATTTGCAAATGTGGATCCCCTCGTCATACAAAACGTGAAATACCTAATCAAGATTCTTTCTAGTCGAGGAATAGGTATTCTCATTACTGATCACAATGCCAAAGAATTACTTTCTATAGCGGATCGTTGCTATCTAATTATCGACGGGAAAATTTTCTTTGAGGGCTCTTCCTCACAAATGATAACCAATCCCATGGTAAAGCAGCACTATCTTGGCGATTCCTTCTCTTACTAA
- a CDS encoding DUF1137 domain-containing protein, translated as MTKFLFYGMLCSLGIFGIACTTIIAIIKVDSICDVSCLNKHFEKAPPFLKIKKLGVHKQIASPERQFFNCHVDKSCMELHLSDASYACKEALSKISGHIHTQDLDKLMTFQGNGGLLNYQDCSLNIYDCRFHVDPIHPDPQAPDERAEGGMKTLSLSLLRK; from the coding sequence ATGACCAAATTTTTGTTCTATGGCATGCTATGTTCTCTAGGGATATTTGGAATTGCCTGCACAACAATCATTGCTATCATCAAAGTAGATAGTATTTGTGACGTTTCCTGTTTGAACAAACATTTTGAAAAAGCTCCCCCATTTTTAAAGATCAAAAAGCTTGGCGTACATAAACAAATTGCCTCTCCCGAAAGGCAATTTTTTAATTGCCATGTGGATAAGTCTTGTATGGAGCTGCACCTTTCCGACGCTAGTTATGCTTGTAAAGAAGCTTTGTCTAAGATTTCAGGTCATATTCATACCCAAGATTTAGATAAGCTAATGACCTTTCAGGGCAATGGAGGTTTGTTAAATTACCAAGATTGCTCTTTAAACATTTATGACTGTCGATTTCATGTAGACCCTATTCATCCTGATCCACAAGCTCCTGATGAACGTGCAGAAGGAGGGATGAAAACCCTATCTTTATCTTTATTAAGAAAGTGA
- a CDS encoding KH domain-containing protein — protein MKDFLAYIIKNLVDRPEEVHIKEVQGTHTIIYELTVSKPDIGKIIGKEGRTIKAIRTLLVSVASRNNVKVSLEIMEDK, from the coding sequence ATGAAAGACTTTTTAGCTTATATTATCAAAAACCTTGTAGACCGCCCTGAAGAAGTACACATCAAAGAAGTACAAGGGACTCATACCATTATTTACGAACTAACAGTATCAAAGCCTGATATTGGTAAAATCATTGGTAAAGAAGGCCGCACTATCAAAGCTATCCGTACGCTTCTTGTTTCTGTAGCTAGCAGAAATAATGTGAAGGTAAGCTTAGAAATCATGGAAGATAAGTAA
- a CDS encoding RluA family pseudouridine synthase → MKSNSSLVFIVNEASSNRLDKFLVSQNGQYSRAFYQQHILDKRVQVNGRVQTKVSTQVVPGDSVTITIEESEELLELLPEAIPLDKVYEDEMILVINKPRDMVVHPAPGHIRGTVVHALLHEIGERLKQEFPEEPWRPGIIHRLDKDTSGLLITAKTRVAKTIYSELFASKQLQKSYLAICVGKPSAEIIRTKLARHPIKRKEIAVSSEGKEAVTHCEVIAYNGKLSLVLLRPETGRTHQLRVHMKHLNTPILGDPVYGSASINTGYGLDKQQLHAYSLDFIHPKTLKQLKLTTQPPHDMKILIIKEFHNSNTVINDQLFKLFINNNR, encoded by the coding sequence ATGAAATCAAATAGTTCTCTTGTTTTTATTGTTAATGAAGCTAGTAGTAATCGTTTGGATAAATTCTTAGTTTCTCAAAATGGGCAATATTCTCGAGCTTTTTATCAACAACATATTTTAGATAAACGTGTTCAAGTAAACGGTCGGGTGCAAACCAAGGTCTCAACCCAGGTTGTTCCCGGGGATTCCGTTACTATCACCATTGAAGAAAGCGAAGAGCTATTAGAGCTATTACCCGAGGCTATTCCCTTAGATAAGGTTTATGAAGATGAGATGATCTTAGTGATCAATAAACCTAGGGATATGGTGGTTCATCCCGCTCCTGGACATATCCGAGGAACCGTTGTTCATGCTTTGCTTCATGAAATAGGAGAAAGACTAAAACAAGAATTCCCCGAGGAGCCTTGGCGCCCGGGAATTATTCATAGGCTTGACAAGGATACTTCAGGGCTATTAATCACGGCAAAAACCCGGGTTGCAAAAACGATTTACAGTGAGCTATTTGCTTCTAAACAATTACAAAAAAGCTACTTAGCTATTTGCGTAGGAAAGCCCTCTGCAGAAATTATTCGTACGAAACTTGCCAGACACCCTATTAAGCGTAAGGAAATAGCTGTTTCCTCCGAGGGAAAAGAGGCCGTTACTCACTGTGAGGTAATTGCCTATAATGGCAAACTAAGCCTGGTGCTTTTACGTCCAGAAACGGGACGCACTCACCAACTTAGAGTACATATGAAACATTTGAACACCCCAATCTTAGGGGATCCCGTCTATGGATCGGCCTCTATAAACACGGGTTATGGTCTTGACAAACAACAGTTGCACGCCTATAGCTTGGATTTTATCCATCCCAAAACACTTAAACAGCTAAAGCTAACAACACAACCGCCCCACGACATGAAGATCTTGATAATAAAAGAGTTTCATAATAGTAACACTGTTATTAATGACCAACTATTCAAATTATTTATAAATAATAATAGATAA